The Setaria italica strain Yugu1 chromosome IX, Setaria_italica_v2.0, whole genome shotgun sequence genome has a window encoding:
- the LOC101764473 gene encoding EPIDERMAL PATTERNING FACTOR-like protein 2 → MELQLYSSSLLLLLLLSSHGLHATEGRALRFQPKDPPKAGEGAATMAESLIGSRPPRCEGKCAPCGRCEAVQVPVAPRVDGGRGEAEPGRARLFSRAAAAGGDRVQESYTDYKPLNWKCRCADRRALDP, encoded by the exons ATGGAACTCCAGCTTTACTCCTCATCCCTGCTGCTTCTCCTCCTGCTATCCTCTCACGGCCTGCACGCTACCGAAG GTAGAGCGCTGCGTTTCCAGCCCAAGGATCCACCGAAG gccggcgagggcgcAGCGACGATGGCGGAGTCGCTAATCGGGTCGAGGCCGCCGCGGTGCGAGGGCAAGTGCGCGCCGTGCGGGCGCTGCGAGGCGGTGCAGGTGCCGGTCGCGCCGCGGGTCGACGGCGGCAGGGGCGAGGCCGagcccggccgcgcccgcctgttcagcagggccgccgccgccggtggcgacaGGGTCCAGGAGAGCTACACCGACTACAAGCCCCTCAACTGGAAGTGCCGGTGCGCGGACCGGCGAGCCCTGGATCCGTGA